TCAAAGTTGCCATAGTAGTGAGCAAGCAGAGAATTTTTGAGAGCCCCCATACAAGCTGGGAATTTACACAACGCTCTTTAGAGCTGGAGGATGAACTTGATAGACTGAATAAGATAAAAGACTATCTCCTAAAATTCGATCCTGATAAAAATGTTGAGAAAATTTTCTCAGAAGAAGAGCTCAATGAGCTTTTAGAGTATCTAACAGCCCTAAGGGAGATGAAGGAGCATGAATTTTAAAGAGCTTGAAGAAAAGGCAGTTAAGTTTCGAGATGAAAGGCTGTGGAGGAAATATCACACCCCGAAAAACCTTGCCATTTCAATAGCCGTGGAGGTTGGGGAGCTTTTAGAGCATTTCCAATGGGAAACAGATAAAGAAATTCTTGAGAAAGTTAAAAATCCAAAGATTAAAGAAGAGATTGGGGATGAAATTGCCGATATAATAATCTACCTCACGCTTTTGGCTCATGAGCTCGGCATTGATTTGGATGAAGCTGTTGAAAGAAAGCTGAAGAAAAATGAGGAAAAATATCCAGCAAAGGAAATAAGACTACAAGAGATCGTTGAAGAACTTGGAGGAGAAATAATTGAAGTTGGAAAAGAGGTTAGAAGCGTTAAGCAGGTTACAAAGCTCTTAGGAGTCAAACCAGAGCAGGTTGTCAAATCCCTGGTCTTTATCAGTGAAAAAGAGCCAATTTTGGTCATAGTTGATGGAAAGTCCAAAGCCAGCGTAGAAAAGCTTACAAAATATTTTGGCAGAGTTAGAATGGCGAATAAAGAAGAGGTCAAGAAAATTACAGGATACAAAGTTGGAGAAGTTCCACCGGTTGGGATTTCAATTAGGACAATAGTTGACAAGAAAGTCCTTGAAAAAGACGTCGTAATAGCCGGTGGTGGAAGAATTGACCGCTTAATAAAGATAAAGCCAGAGAAAATCCTCGAATTTCAGAAGGGTGAAGTGCTGGATATTGCGGAATAAAATTGCAGTTAAGGAGTAAAGGCTTGCCTTAGCTTTTCAATTTCCTCTTCACTCATTCTGTTCTTAATCCAGCGTTCTTTTAGCTCTAAGTTCTCGTCTTCAATATCAAGGACGGCCTTTCTGACGCCTCCTCTCGGAAAGTTCGTATCCCCTTCATATCTCGGGATTACATGAATGTGAAGATGTGGAACAGTCTGCCCAGCAGCTTTTCCCAAATTTACACCCACATTAAAGCCATCCGGATTTAAAGTGTGCTTTAGCTTTTCTATTGCAAGTTCAATCCCTCTGAGCAAGGCAACTTTTTCCTCAAAGCTCAGCTCTCCCCATTTTTCCGCATGCCTCTTTGGGACAACCAATAGATGACCTTTATTGGCTGGATAAGAGTCAATAAGGATCTTAATTAGGTCGTCTTCATAAAGCAGCACTTCAGGGCTTGCATTGCAGAAGGGACATTTCATTTAACACACCCAAAATTATAAAGTGGGAGGAAATAAAAAGTTATGGCAGATGATGAGCTTGGCCGCTCCTGAGCGGTGAGGATAAACCTCGGTCCTGATGCCTCATTTTATGAAGCTTATTGCCTTGTCTATGTCATTTTTATAAGCTCTGAGATATCTCTTACATGCATTTTCCCATGTAAAGACTTCCTTTGCTCTCCTCTTCCCATTAACTCTCATTTTCTTCAGCAGTTCTGGGTTTTCCTCTCTAAGCTTTGCCATCCTAAGCATTGCCTGAGCTAAAGCAAAGGCATCCCTTGGAGGAACTAACAGACCAGTTGCATTTTCTTCATCCTCATCCAAGCTCACTATAGTATCCTTAATACCCCCAACCGCTGAACCTATTGGGATTGCTCCCAAACACATTGCTTCCATCTGCACAAGACCAAAGGGTTCAAAGTATGAAGGAATCACAACAAAATCCACACTACCGTAGAGCTCTCTCGTAAACTCCCTCTTGAGCATCTTAGTGATAACCTTCACATTGTTTGGATATTTGCTCTCCATTGTGTGAGCCCAGTTCTCAAGCTCTGGATCACCTTTTCCAATGATGATAAACCTCATCTTTGAGAACTCTTGAGGATAGCTTTCAGCTAAAATTTTGATAGCCCTTAAAAGGGTGTCAACTCCTTTCTGTGCCTTATCAAATCTACCTATGAACATAAAAGCAATCCCATCGCTCAAGTCTAAGCTTTCAAGTATCTTTTTCCTTCTCTCTTCTCTTGGTAAATCCTTGTTTTCCAAAAATTCTTCGTTCCAGAAGTCACAGGCTATACCATTGAAGACATGTGTAACTTTGCCTTCAAACATACCAAAGAATGCCCATTCCTCCCAAAGATAACTTTTGCTAACTGTTGTAACAAGATCAGCGATATAGCAGAGCGTGTGTTCTGGATCTATGTCTGGATAAGGAGCTAATTCTCCCAAATTAGCCATGTGGAAATAATAAGCTGGAACCTTGGATTTGTTCAGGCGGTGAATGGTTGCAACAAGATGTATTTGGAAATATTTTTTCAAAAGACCTGCAGCAAAGACGGTGTGCCAGTCGTGGGCATGAATTACTTCAGGCTTTCCTTCGTTCTCTATGATTTTGTTCAGCAGTCCAACGCTTGCTTTTCCAAAGTGCACAGCTTTGCTCAGCATGCCCTCCCATCCTGGACCATAAACATCGGGGTTGTCTAAAAGAGGATCACTAATTGAAAAGACCCTAACTCCATTTTGTTTCCTCTCATAAACCTTGACATCCCACACATGGCCTGAGACGTCTATTTTAAAACTTGTGTATTCTTTTCCCTCTTTGAAGCCGTGAGATGGAGTAAAGACAAGCACTTCGTTGCCAAGCTCTGCTAAGGTTTCGGCTATGCTGGTTATCGCCTCAGCAAGTCCCCCAACTTTCACTGGTAGATACTCAAACCCAAGCATTAATATTCTCATTTCCAGCACCTCTAATCCAATAGTATGAATTTCTCCCCCTCGACATCTTCAAAGTAACTGCCGAGCCCTCCAACTTTCCACTTTTTATTTCCATCATCAACAACCACACTTGCTATGAGTGGGGTGTACTCAAACTCTATGACCTTTCCTCTTAGTGTTAT
Above is a genomic segment from Thermococcus sp. SY098 containing:
- a CDS encoding YbaK/EbsC family protein encodes the protein MNFKELEEKAVKFRDERLWRKYHTPKNLAISIAVEVGELLEHFQWETDKEILEKVKNPKIKEEIGDEIADIIIYLTLLAHELGIDLDEAVERKLKKNEEKYPAKEIRLQEIVEELGGEIIEVGKEVRSVKQVTKLLGVKPEQVVKSLVFISEKEPILVIVDGKSKASVEKLTKYFGRVRMANKEEVKKITGYKVGEVPPVGISIRTIVDKKVLEKDVVIAGGGRIDRLIKIKPEKILEFQKGEVLDIAE
- a CDS encoding HIT family protein, translating into MKCPFCNASPEVLLYEDDLIKILIDSYPANKGHLLVVPKRHAEKWGELSFEEKVALLRGIELAIEKLKHTLNPDGFNVGVNLGKAAGQTVPHLHIHVIPRYEGDTNFPRGGVRKAVLDIEDENLELKERWIKNRMSEEEIEKLRQAFTP
- a CDS encoding glycogen synthase — its product is MRILMLGFEYLPVKVGGLAEAITSIAETLAELGNEVLVFTPSHGFKEGKEYTSFKIDVSGHVWDVKVYERKQNGVRVFSISDPLLDNPDVYGPGWEGMLSKAVHFGKASVGLLNKIIENEGKPEVIHAHDWHTVFAAGLLKKYFQIHLVATIHRLNKSKVPAYYFHMANLGELAPYPDIDPEHTLCYIADLVTTVSKSYLWEEWAFFGMFEGKVTHVFNGIACDFWNEEFLENKDLPREERRKKILESLDLSDGIAFMFIGRFDKAQKGVDTLLRAIKILAESYPQEFSKMRFIIIGKGDPELENWAHTMESKYPNNVKVITKMLKREFTRELYGSVDFVVIPSYFEPFGLVQMEAMCLGAIPIGSAVGGIKDTIVSLDEDEENATGLLVPPRDAFALAQAMLRMAKLREENPELLKKMRVNGKRRAKEVFTWENACKRYLRAYKNDIDKAISFIK